The stretch of DNA GTACCAGGCAAGGGCAGCTATGGCTGATGGCTGGAGCTCTAGATCTAGGTCTATAACCCCtttaaaattatacaaaattaacatataaatttaaaaaacagttGATACTATATTAGCTGAGTCCTacactttaaaatttttggctCCACCCTCCTAATACCCGAGCCAGCGAGCTCAACCGCTAGAGCAACAAGCCTCTCCCTTAGCTTGCTCGGGAAGACAGCGATCGACATGGGCCTAGCAGGAAAAAAAGCCCAATACGGCCCAATATGCGTACCAAAAGCGCGCTTCGGGCTTGTCTAGACAAGCAAAAGTCGAGGAATAACTTGCAGTTACGTACAGCCAACCAGTCACAGCGAGATTAGCTCAAAAATGTTTGTAAATCATCCGGTTGATTAGTCCTacctctgtcctaaaataaatttatttttcagtttttatataatgctttgactctttgtcttatttaaaatttttgtacgaTTAATATTCCTATTGttactaaataataaaacatgaatagtattttacgtgtgactaatttttttaagtttttaaacaaattttttaaataatacaaacggtcaaacgttggacacagaaatcagaaaataaagttattatgggacagattTATTACCGTAGCAAACACACGACAGTTACACAGTTACCGGCAAAATCCTTGAAACCACTGCTCCTTCCTCTATTTGTATTTACTTGGCAATTTCGACTTTCACTGTTCTAATTTTGATGacaaataagttaaaataGTTAAGACTACAATGGACGAAAGTTTTATGATCATGTTTTACCTTCAACAAACTTtgataatatgtttttaaagtaTTTGTAATTCTTTGTCCAAAAACTGATGAGTGATCAACGCATAATTGGTTTATGGATGCAATTAACATTATGATTTGAGAATGTTTCAAGGAGCAGTAATTGGTTTGTAATTACACATCGTCAACCTCGAGCAAGCTGTGGAATGATTTCAGAACACACAAAAGTAAAACAATAAACCCTTTGAGTGTGAGCAAATTGAAAGGCCCTTCTCAATTCTCATAAGCATACATATCAGTCGAGACAGTTTTTCTCCAACGTCAGTTAATAAAATGATCCAAACAATGGGAGTCATTGCTACATATCTGAGAGGCCAATGCATGTGCCAGATGCCTATGCAAAATTGTCGGTTATACAAGTATTGTACATTTCAAGGAAGAATCATCGCTGGCTTTTACCATTTGAAACCCTGAAACAAAAGAGAAGATTAGGCAACCCTGAGGCTGATTTCGTTTGTCGCTAATAGGGAGAAAAAGTCACTCTATTTCTCGTGAGTAATTTTCCCAAACAGCTAAACGGtgcattttttgtaaaaataaaattctatagaaaagttagtTTAGAAAATTGTAGTCATCTATTTGTCaagtttaaataattaatactcaattaatcatgcactaatgtCTTATCTTGGTTTCCGTGATCTTCTCTTTCACTCAAACTGAGCCTGAAACCCTGAAAATGGTCGAGAGATTTCTATTATAGCTCAtcaaaaaagaagataaatgGAGAACTGTATCTCCATGAACATGTGACTAAGGAAAACTTTTCACAAAAATTAGGCAGCATAGAAGTGTTTGTATCAATTATCTTATGTGGAAAGCACCCAGCTTCTTTATTCAGAGAATGTGCCCCCAAGATCCATCTTCCTTGCCTGACTgaagacaaaaacaaaaatatactgACTGAACAGAGCTAAATAATGAATACTTGTTGTAGACAAATATGCATGTATGGTCTGTTCTTACAGGGATTTCCACCAAACAAGTATACATGGTCCATCTTTCCCAAGGACCTATCTATGCGCCCAAAACAACATTCTCCAAGTAATGAATTGCATGTTAGACTGGTCTTCATCAAATCCCTTAAACAAGACATTATGTGTGCAATTGTCCTTGATGCATTTCAGAACACAGCCTTATAGCCTCTGCTCAGTTACCTTCTTCACAGTTCCCATATATCAGcaaagtgtgtgtgtgtgtgtgtgtgtgtttggcgCCAATCCCATTACATCAAAGTGCAAGTTGAGAAGAATTAGCACTCATGCAAGTAATTTACATGAAAAAAGGGGAAATAACGCTAGTTCTCAAATTTGTGCACATGCGCAACATTATGCAAGGAATAAAATCAGGTAGAGAACCTGGAAGCAAAGCTGGTTGCATAGCAATGGCAACAGTCCCTCTCCTCCCGACCCACCAGAATTTCATCACAGCTTCATTTCCATCTCCAAAATGGGTAATCTGAGCctgaatattaaaaaaatgaggaCGTTAGAAGCAACAAGTTACATCTGCAGGAACAGAAACAGGGATTTGACTCAAGGTAGACCATGTGGAGGTAACAGGATACGTTGCTTTCAGCTGAAGTTCACAGGCTCAAGCAAAGCATCTCTAAATAAAGGAGAGAGTGGCAGGAAGAGGTCCATGAAATGATGGTAACAGACTACCAATAGAGCAAAGAACTGCCAACATTGCAAGATTTCCCCTCCACAGGACCTGGAAGACAGCTTCTTCGAAATTGGCATCCATCACCAAAATTCTGAGGCTCACCGGATGGACCTCCTGTGACAATTCCCAGGATCAAGCTCATGGAAGGTACCTTGATTACAGAGAGGATGGGATTCAGACAGGCAGGGCAAAGTACAAGATTATGATTATCACAGCGCATGCATCAGCATTTGATGCAATCAAGGACTTTCCCTTGCCAGTTTCTAAGGTAAAGGCAAACAGTAAATGCAGTTAGATTGGCAAATCCTCTTTTTGTATGAATCAAACCTACATACAAGTGCagcattgatttttcttttgtccagACTACACATTCCTTTCCCTATCAACATTCAGGAACTCGTGGACGAACTTGGAGTTTACCTTGTAACTTTTGATGGAGCAGGGTATGGGGAAAGTGATCCAAATCCCAAGAGGAATGTGAAGAGCTCAAGAGTGAGGCTTTGGATATTGAAGAGCTCGCTGACCAGCTCAAACTTGGACAGAAGTTCTATGTCTTGCAACCATCGATGGGAAGGATACTCAATTTGGGGATGCCTTTACTACATACCAAACAGGTAAAGACAGAAATTGCAATACTAatgacatggaaaaaaaaattaaagatacaATTACTGTATGTGCAGGCTTGCAGGAGCTGCTCTAGTTGTGCCAATTATCAACTACTGGTGGCCTTCTTTCCCAGCTGAGCTATCCAGGCAAGCTTTTAAGAGGCTCATCGTGCCAGAGCAGAGGACATTCTGGATTGCATACAACATCCCTTGTTCTACATGTGAATGACCTAGAAATGGCTCCCTTCTTCTGCGGCAGCCATCCAGCATCCTCAAATATTTCGCAGGCATGATATGGAGATCATTCAGAAGATGATGGCGATGCCTGTCATTGAGGTATATCAGAGATTGTTTTGACCACATGAAATGCTACTTAATAGAACATTAGAACTACAGATTAACAAATGCATCACTCAGAACCTTCAAAATTTGCTTGATTTATACTAATGTGTCaagaaatattaattttacataaaaaaagtaaaagaagcTTTCAAAATGAATACTTTAATATCGAAACTAACATCAAGAAAAATGTCAcaagccataaatgctacttGATCAGGATGTTAACATATCATTGAAATCTCATCATTTTTCAGAATAAATCAAGGAAGCAAGGCATTTATGAATCAATCCATCGTGATTTTCTTGTTGCTTTTGGAAATTGAGAGTGTGATCCAATGAATATTACCAATCCATTTCCCCAAAATGAGGGTTCTGTACGCATCAGGCAAGGATATGAAGATAGGTCGGTGTTGGTTGAGCTGCAATGGTACATTTCAAAGAAGCTTCCCTGGATTTGTTATCATAAAGTCTCAGGAGGGAACGTGCTCATGCTGGCAGATGGATGGACTAACAAAATCCTAGGGGTACCCTTGGTTGGAGAATAACTCAGTGCTGTAAGCCTGTGGCTCTCACTACAGATGCATATTGCTATGAGCCTTTTTCCAGGTTTATTTCCCAtaacttcaaatttgattatttggtCCCATTAAATAGATTGCAGACCATACTGTCACATTAAGCTATTAACAGGGCACTAAGTAATGACAAATTGACAACATGAAGCCCTGGTGCTTGTCTCTAGCCACTATGCTTTGGTTGTTTATGAGTTGTCACAATGCTTGCTTCAGTTTTCAAGTAGAGAAAGCaggtaaataaataatgtaatataaatttaagcagTTCAATgaatagttttaattttaaaagaacAATCAAATGCAATACAATCCTATAGAAGAGTCCCTGAATGGtactaagagcaagtacaatagaaGGCTATAAGCCACCTACAAGTACaagtggaggagagagagtaaAAAATGAGTACAGGCTCTCATACAAGAGTTATCTCTACATATGCTCCAAGATAAAAGCATTAAATGCATATGAGAGAAAGTGATGGAAGCAAAACAGTAGAACCAATCTTATTGCTAATCTATTATACATGTTATCTACTTAGCTCTAATATGAACGTATAGCTAGTAGCTGGctctactattaaacttgctctaatagaATAGATCTCATGGAAACCGCTCGTTTATCGAGCAGAGTAAGAATTTGGGTGAATGAATACCtgttatgaattttttttccagctGGTAAAATCAAGTTTGTACACATATATTCCGAATTTTGTGACAGACTGGGCATTCCTGTATTCCTGATACACCTAGCAGAATTAGTCCATGGTATTTTCAAGTGCACTGACAAGATTTTCAATACCATTGCACCAGACAACTCATGACATCAACCCAAGAAAATAGTGAAAGTACAATACACTTGTACACAACAAAAATGTAACTATTGTAAAAAGGCCACTCCAGATTCTAATGcatcaatcaaattaatgaaaaCGGAAAACCTCATAGACTATAGAATCTACAAATGTAGCATTTAGTCATATTCTTTAGATAGCAAGTTATAAGCATATTCAGAAATGGaataatgatttaattatgGCTTCAGAGTGCATTTctgaaaaagagagaaaccaACTTAAAGAAAGGCAGGTGTCTACAACATGATCTATTGCATCAATCAACAGAGTGGACCAGAATATCCTAGGCAGTACTACTGAAGTAATCACatcagtaaaaatatattaactgaTTTATGGTTCTGGCATCATGAATGTCATCAACTTGCTTGCATACACTGTTACATCTTTTTCGCTGCTATTAGGTGTGTACCACTACacagaaagtacaaaaatttgcaaatgGTCAAGAATGAATGTCGGAATAGAGTCACTACTTTGAATTTTACATAATAAGACCAAGGGTTGGTAGCAAGtcataatttatcaaaatgatGCAACATtcaaaaataagaaatggaACCAAGATTATGTAAAAATGGTACCATTGACTCCTTGAGAGAGCATTTTTCTTTACAATATGCAGCCTGTCAGTAGACAACAGTTGCACAATCCCAATCCTTAAAGTCACATGTAACTCAACCAGATGAACTTTGGTATGGGAGAGTCAAACATCTAAGTACCAAAGTACCTGATCTACAATTAAAATGCAATAGGGAACAGAATTCAGAGACATATGGGTTGATCATGTTGTATACATATGATGATCTGATCAGATCCAGGAAACCAAATGAGAAATTcctgagagaaaaataaaatgtttgtcAGTAACAATTCAGAATAcacagaagagaaaaaaaatgtgaccAGATGCTTCAGATGTCGCCTTACCATTATGACTTTTTAGCTCATCCGTACCACAAAACCAACCTCTAGCAAACTGTAATGATTTGAGAACACAGGTTAAGTGAATAAACACCCGTGTGTGTTAGCGAATTAAAGGGCATTTCTGCTGTTGTATAGTCTCATATGCAGATCATGTCTTGCTCATGTCAGTACAGAATTTCCTTCCAAGATAGTTAacattaaaaatcaataaaattatcCAACCAATGGGAGCATTGTTACATATCTGACAGGCCAATGCATATGCCAGATGCCTATGGCAAAATTGTCAGTGTTACAGAGATTATTCATTTCACAAAATCAGTGTTGGCTTTTTACCAAGAGAAACCCTATATACTATTGTTGAGATCACAGTCCCAAATGTTCACTACCATTCACCCTTTTCTTTTGAGTAGCAGATATATGGGACACATGGTGAAGAGATTTCTACTGCACcttatcaagaaaaaaaataatggagaTTGGAGAACAACTGTATCTCCATGAAGCATGAACATGTGACTAAGGAAAACTTTTGACAAAAATTAGGCAACATCGAAGCAAATGTTTGTATCAACTATCTATCTGGACAGCACCCATCTTCTTTACTCAGAAAATGTTCTCCAAGCTCCATCTCCCTTGCTCTGATTgaagacaaaaacaaaaatatgatgaCTGAGCACAGCTAAATATTGAACAATTGTTGTAAAGAAATATGCATAATGGGTTGTCCTTACAGGGATTTCCACCAAACAAGTCCACATGGTCCATCTTTCTCAAAGACCTATCTATGAGCCCAAAACAACATTCTCCAAGTACTGAATTGCATGTTTTGACTGGCCTTCATCAAATCCCTTAAACAAGGCATTGTGTGTGCAATGATCTGGATGAATACCATTCTGATGCATTTCAGAATACAGTCTAATAGCCTCTGCCCAGTTACCTTCTTTACAGTTCCCATCTATCAGCAAAGTGTATGTGTATTTGTTTGGTGCCAATCCCCTTTCCAGCATCTCATGGAAATGCTGATAAGCTAAGGTAGTTCTCCCCATCCTGCAAAGTGCATGTATGAGCACATTATATGTTACTTCATTAGGTCGCACTCCTTCCTCCAGCATCTTTTGCAACCAACCATATGCTGAGTAAAGATTTCCTCTTTTACAATatgcatgaataaaaatagtatAGGTCACGGCAGAGGGTGGCAACCCACTTACAAGCATTCCATCAAAAATATCCCTTGCTTCTCTCAAACGCCCTCTCTCACAATGTGCATGAATCAAGCAAGTGTATGTGACACAGTCAGGGTGTAAACCATCACTGACCATCTTCATCCACAATACATAGGCATCTTTCAGGTTACCAGATTTGCACAATCCATCAAGGAGAATATTGTATGTGACTATATCAGAAGAAATTCCTCTTGAAATCATCACCTCTGTCAGCTGAAATGCCTGGGAAGTAGCACCTAAAATCAGCTCTGCAGAAATCCTTGTATTATAGGCAAAGCGATCTGGCTGCAAACCTTTGCTCAACATTTCATCAAAGAATTCTCTTACCATAGCAAGATTCCTGACCTTACGAGACCCATTCATGAGCATCGTGTATGTAGAAACATTAGGCTGACACCCGTGCTCTACCATTTCCTGCTTGAATCTCCTAGCTTCGTCTAAATCACCTAATCTACAATAACCATCTAAAAGAATGTTATATGTCAAAACTGTTGGGACTAACCCTGCACGCCTCAAATCACTAAGCAACCAAAGTGCCTCCTTTAAATTCCCTGCCTTACAATACCCATTTATTAAAGAATTGTATGTAATCAAATCTGGAAGCAATCCCATTGCCCTCATTTCCACAAACTTCATCTGAGCCGCCTCCACATTACCACTTTTAAACATTCCATGAATAACTGTGTTGTACGTCACCACTGTGGGTACAATGCCCTCGTTCTCCATCTCCAACTGCAATGCTCCAGCCTTTTCAACAGAACCCCTTGCAAACAGCCCGGTAATAACTGGATTAAATGTAAAAGTTGACGCTTTCTTGGACAGACGCATTCTGTCAACCAGCTGAGCTGCCTTCTCCAGCTCACCTTTCCTGGCCAACCCATTAATCACCACATTGTATGTGACATCACTTGGCAAGCATCCACCAGCCCGAGCCTCCATCTCTCTGAGCAACTTGGCAGCCTGATCCACCCTCCCCTCCTTGAAGAAAGAATCCAGTAATGTATTGTATGTGGCAATGCTCGGCTCAATCCCGATCTGGAGCATCTCTGCATACACCGCGCGCATATCATCCCACCTGGCTTCATCACGAAGCGCACGGAGCACACGGTTGCAGTCCTTGATGAAAGGGGGCACCCCGTGGCGCGCCATCTCGCGGAAAGCAGCAAGGCATAGCGTCGAACAGGTGGTGGGCGCCGGGTCGTGAGCTCGGCATTCTGTCGAGTACTTGGTGGACAGGCGCAAGAGGAGATTGAGGAGGTAGTggagggaggtggtggtgggaaaggagaggaggagggacaggagggggaggagaaggCCGAGGTGAATGGCGCGGACTGAGACGGGGTGGGCGGCGTGGAGGTGCTTGGCTTCGGCGAGCgggacgaggacggcggcgtaCGCGGATGGGCAGCGCGGGAAGCCACCCCGGGTGGCCTCCGCCCACCGAAACAGCTGCCGCGCGAGGCCCGGGAGGCCGCGGAGCGCGGCGTGGACGTCGCCAGAGGCGAGCACCTGGCGGAGCGGCTCAGGAGGCGCGGGATCAGACGCGAGCAGCGAGTCGAACGGGCTCTCCTCGGTACGCGGCGCGGGAACcagcgccgtcgacggcgacgacgacggcgacgacgaggcggcgaaGCGGATGCccgagatggcggcggcggccgcggcggatgCGGCAGGAGCTTGGGATTTGCAGGGCTGGATGGAGAAGAGCATGGGTTTAATGTTCGAGTCCCCCCCGGCGGCGCCTCGCCATGaatggctgcggcggcggcggaggcggcggcgggggcggggaggaggggggcACTTCGATGCGGTTTGTAAGATGGTCGCGTGGCCTTCTCCTCCGCACACGACTTAACGAGAACGCGATTGTAATAATTCACTTCTCATTGGGCCTTTCTGCAATGTTCTACCCATCTTAGcgtttgttttttaagtattttttttcgttgGAAAATGTTAGCGTTGGTAGACGAATGGATATGATAGTGTACCAGTGGATTGTTTTGTATGCTCAAGTTGTGTTTTGTTAAGATACTCGTAACTACGATGGTATACGGGCAAACTATGCACTCCTCTCGTCTTGAACGTTTAACgcagttgattttttaactattcgtcttatttaaattttttttaatatgtgaagctatatatatatatttaaaagtatatttaacaataaataaaatgatataaaaataattaataattatataaaatttttaaataagatgagtagtcaaatatgtataaaaaattcaatggtATCAAACCtttagagacggagggagtattaaacaCACATATTTACTAATTAACAGTGGTGGACCCCATGCTCTCATGCTAGATCTGCTTTGACTCTGAAGTTAATACTATctctataattttatttggcatcattgatttttagtCTACCGTTGActattgtcttatttaaaaatatataattattaattattttattgtaatttgatTTATGAGTAAGAacactttaaatatgacttatatagagtatttgtacaaaaatttgaatgagacgagtaatcaaatatagataaaaaaactcgcaacttgaaataaaaaaatagagtgagtaataaataataactaaatTAGTGTCAATGCTAATGTGGTATCATGGTTGGAGTCCCTATAAGCGCAGTTCTTGCGCTCGACCACCTTGGTCCCGACGATTGTTGTTGTGATTTACGTTATCATTGCATgtactttaagcatgattaatattttttatatttatacaaaatttttaatatgatgAATGATCGGAGCAACCATTGTAAACCACCCTAAGAGAGCACTATTCTCCAAGGCTACTGTGAATGTGGCCAAAGCGTGACGTGCGTAAAATTGTTTGAAGCCCCCGTGACCAGTCAAAATAAGATAGCACTATGATTAACCATACGGGCAATTGCTAAACCATAATGGGTCAAATGTATTATTACAATTATTAGCGATCTGTACTAGCAAGCGTTCAGATAATGTTATAATTCCCACTTAGCAATCGAATTCATGTATTGCAGCAGGTTTCCAGCTTTCAATCGCAATTGGATACGAACACAAGAACATGCATCCATGTGATTTAAAATGAAACCGAATTAGGAGTACATGAACTTACAGGCCACATCCATTTCCAATGCGATTCCTCTACGGTAGGAATCAATGGTGGTAAAGTGCCCTATTGGGCTGAACATCCCAGATCTGGCCCAGTTTAAATGCATCTACGTATATGTGCATAATATAGGGATGCATACTGGGGACAGAAAATGTGAAACATTTTTTGTTCGCTACAACTGAAACTTCAGCAGAAGGGGCTTGCAGAAAGGAACTCAAGCCCGAATTTCCACATGAATCAGTAGCTGTCTTCATCTGTCTCCGGCCTCCGGAGATAATAGCGCAAGCAATTCACCAGCACCTATATGATAGCATGTTAAGAGATGTACACAAGGACAATGTTGCTGAGATGAACAAAGGCTTCAACAGAAAGTAGCAGTAATCAAGAAAATGGAGTACCTGAGACAAGGAGCTGTTCAATTTTGCACCTCTGTAACTCACATGGAACTTGTCTTTTGCAACCAAGCCCTGAATAAGGCATCACATATGAAGTAAGGGAGTTGACAGAAAGATCATTTCATAACAAAGAGGTAGAAGCATAGCATACTTCAGTATCAATCTCAGCTGATTCCACATCAACGTTTACGTCAGTGATGATCTTGACTATTTCCAGAAGTAAGCCAGGCCGATCAGCTGTTTCTATGTACAGCATGCTGCACATGTTCAACTAACATCAATGAGGAAACGGATGATGAACATCATATGGAACAAAGAGAGAAGCAAGGTTGAGGTTCTATAAGATGTGATTATTGGGAAACAATAAATACATTACTAATATGTAGACATTAATTACGTGCACAGAAATTCAATCATTTAGTGACTCAAATTATCATGAAAAAATTCTACCTGTACAAAACTAGGGAAGGTTGGGGTCGCTGTATTACATTACTTCATGAAAAATTTTGGTCTCCAAAatctaaatatgtataaaaagaacGTTCACATGCACACACACGCATACATGGGGGAGATTTCTActgaatttcttttaaaatggATAACATAGATGTTTATGGACAAGTTATCCATCAAATGAGCCTCAAGATTATCCAAACTTCCAAAATTGAAACCAACATCTTATAATAGATCCAATGTCTTTGCACAAATCCTGGTGGGCTTTGGACTGGTAGGATGGGCATGGacatccatatatatgtcaaGTTGTGTTTCTCGTGTTACTTCTACCGACTGCACTCATTAGGTGTGTTATCAACCTATCAGGCCCTCATTTTGTGGAGAAACTACTAATGATAATATGAACCAGGAGTCTCTGTGTGCTCATTTTAAAGGTAACTATCTAGCTGTGCACTTCTAATGCCCCATAAGTGTTTGATTATCCAATCTGTCCACATGTGACATATCACATCCCACACCTAAGCCAGACACTGAAATCAcgctaaaaaaattgtataaaaccATTATGGCCTAGAAGAATCAAACCTTCTTTTAGGTCCATCATCTTCAACAATTACGTGTGTTACAACATCAACATCAACCTGAGTTTAAAGAACAAATAAA from Oryza brachyantha chromosome 12, ObraRS2, whole genome shotgun sequence encodes:
- the LOC102703450 gene encoding pentatricopeptide repeat-containing protein At1g22960, mitochondrial, with protein sequence MLFSIQPCKSQAPAASAAAAAAISGIRFAASSSPSSSPSTALVPAPRTEESPFDSLLASDPAPPEPLRQVLASGDVHAALRGLPGLARQLFRWAEATRGGFPRCPSAYAAVLVPLAEAKHLHAAHPVSVRAIHLGLLLPLLSLLLSFPTTTSLHYLLNLLLRLSTKYSTECRAHDPAPTTCSTLCLAAFREMARHGVPPFIKDCNRVLRALRDEARWDDMRAVYAEMLQIGIEPSIATYNTLLDSFFKEGRVDQAAKLLREMEARAGGCLPSDVTYNVVINGLARKGELEKAAQLVDRMRLSKKASTFTFNPVITGLFARGSVEKAGALQLEMENEGIVPTVVTYNTVIHGMFKSGNVEAAQMKFVEMRAMGLLPDLITYNSLINGYCKAGNLKEALWLLSDLRRAGLVPTVLTYNILLDGYCRLGDLDEARRFKQEMVEHGCQPNVSTYTMLMNGSRKVRNLAMVREFFDEMLSKGLQPDRFAYNTRISAELILGATSQAFQLTEVMISRGISSDIVTYNILLDGLCKSGNLKDAYVLWMKMVSDGLHPDCVTYTCLIHAHCERGRLREARDIFDGMLVSGLPPSAVTYTIFIHAYCKRGNLYSAYGWLQKMLEEGVRPNEVTYNVLIHALCRMGRTTLAYQHFHEMLERGLAPNKYTYTLLIDGNCKEGNWAEAIRLYSEMHQNGIHPDHCTHNALFKGFDEGQSKHAIQYLENVVLGS